A window from Chrysemys picta bellii isolate R12L10 chromosome 20, ASM1138683v2, whole genome shotgun sequence encodes these proteins:
- the LOC101939272 gene encoding toll-like receptor 2 isoform X1 yields the protein MRPLAGMCIALCVVIVGLADGADPCLVTADNKVATCKGQNLNRVPQHLPRTLLRLDLSYNRLKEIAAGDFSALTQLQSLDLGYNNISRISADAFASNVLLEELSLFNNSLRWIPSPALKPLRKLRRLEMSNNLYLRSTLDEVFSTLRNLQEFSMGGSLIQTVGKWDFLPLKNIALQKFALKTASSLLKYQNGAFSVLNTTALWCDIALDKNPKALPMILRDLRGKPLQYLRFRNLFEFTYYTEPADLFSGLAEVQASKLVFYRGKFNENLLRLALLNIQKSRIRDLSLMSIDFARSSQWNRSETGITNLTLGSLLLQDISNPDILRFDWTFTWFSGVANLSILNVNFNFVPCDTWDEMRNVVTLDVSNNRLKDAYIYNQGCNYQDVLPKLERFLMAKNELTSLGIVAKLTANWPRLTHINASHNHIGGLKETACQWNPGLVWLALDHNTVTMEIFKCLPITLHYLDLSYSELDRLEMSYFVRCQDLQELKLSGNKIKFIPSEWRCPSLRILAMDGNSFGVISEGSFVNMPELTSLKAGNNPYHCTCDLYGFLQETRRKGKLTLLDWPEGWTCYHPESLLDMGVSAYTPGLTECDVRVVVAISVSITAVVIIATMVLCWKFDVLWYLQATYRIIRSKYRARHAQPARAYAYHAFISYSCSDADWVRQELLQRLESSSPPYRICIHERDFTPGKWIIDNIIENIESSYKVIFVLSRSFVDSEWCNYELYFAHQRAVGLGYEDVILVVKEAIDPQSLPNKFCKLRKMLSTKTYLEWPSEPSRQPFFWIQLRNVLGKPGAAEPGHDRVSLASVELGSGEAVSSPAEEETAIDAVASPAS from the coding sequence ATGCGCCCACTAGCTGGGATGTGCATAGCTTTGTGCGTGGTGATCGTGGGACTGGCAGACGGGGCCGACCCATGTCTTGTCACCGCCGACAACAAAGTCGCCACGTGCAAAGGTCAGAACCTGAACCGCGTTCCCCAGCACCTTCCCCGCACCCTGCTCAGACTGGATCTCTCGTATAACAGGCTCAAAGAGATCGCCGCAGGGGACTTCTCAGCGTTGACCCAGCTGCAGAGCTTGGACCTGGGCTACAACAACATCTCGCGCATCTCGGCAGATGCCTTCGCCTCCAACGTCCTGCTGGAGGAACTCAGCCTGTTCAACAACTCCCTGCGCTGGATCCCCTCGCCGGCCCTGAAGCCTCTGAGGAAACTGAGGCGGCTGGAGATGTCCAACAACTTGTACCTCCGCTCAACTCTGGACGAGGTCTTCAGCACTCTGAGGAACCTGCAGGAGTTCTCCATGGGCGGGTCTCTGATCCAGACAGTCGGCAAGTGGGACTTCCTCCCGCTGAAGAATATAGCCTTGCAGAAGTTTGCCCTGAAGACAGCGTCCAGCCTACTGAAGTATCAAAACGGGGCATTCTCGGTGCTCAACACCACAGCCCTGTGGTGTGACATAGCCCTGGACAAGAATCCCAAGGCCTTACCCATGATTCTGCGGGACCTGAGGGGTAAGCCGCTGCAGTACCTCCGCTTCCGCAACCTCTTTGAGTTCACCTACTACACTGAGCCCGCAGATCTCTTCTCCGGCTTGGCCGAGGTGCAAGCCAGCAAACTGGTCTTCTACCGGGGGAAGTTCAACGAGAACCTGCTACGCCTGGCCCTGCTGAACATCCAGAAGTCCCGCATCCGCGACCTCTCCCTGATGTCCATTGACTTCGCCCGCTCTTCCCAGTGGAACCGCTCGGAAACGGGCATCACCAACCTGACCCTGGGCAGCTTGTTACTGCAGGACATCAGCAACCCTGACATCCTGCGTTTCGACTGGACCTTCACCTGGTTCAGCGGCGTGGCCAACCTCTCCATTCTCAACGTCAACTTCAACTTCGTGCCCTGCGACACCTGGGACGAGATGCGCAACGTGGTGACCCTGGACGTCTCCAACAACCGGCTGAAGGACGCCTACATCTACAACCAGGGCTGCAACTACCAGGACGTCCTGCCCAAACTGGAGCGGTTCCTCATGGCCAAAAACGAGCTCACCAGCCTGGGCATAGTGGCTAAGCTCACGGCCAATTGGCCTCGCCTGACCCATATCAACGCCAGCCACAACCACATTGGGGGCCTGAAGGAGACGGCATGCCAGTGGAATCCCGGCCTGGTCTGGCTGGCCCTGGACCACAACACTGTTACCATGGAGATCTTCAAGTGCCTGCCCATCACCCTTCACTACCTGGACCTCTCCTACTCCGAGCTGGACCGGCTGGAGATGAGCTACTTTGTCCGCTGCCAAGACCTCCAGGAGCTGAAGCTTAGTGGGAACAAGATCAAGTTCATTCCCTCAGAGTGGAGATGCCCCAGCCTGCGAATACTGGCCATGGACGGCAACTCCTTCGGTGTCATCAGCGAGGGCTCCTTCGTCAACATGCCAGAGCTGACCAGCCTCAAGGCCGGGAACAACCCCTACCACTGCACCTGCGACCTCTACGGCTTCCTGCAGGAGACTCGGAGGAAGGGTAAGCTAACcctgctggactggcccgaggGCTGGACGTGCTACCACCCGGAGTCCCTGCTGGACATGGGCGTGTCTGCCTACACCCCGGGGCTGACGGAGTGCGACGTGAGGGTGGTGGTGGCCATCTCTGTCTCCATCACGGCCGTTGTGATCATTGCAACCATGGTGCTGTGCTGGAAGTTCGACGTGCTGTGGTATCTGCAAGCCACCTACCGCATCATCCGGTCGAAGTACCGCGCCCGCCACGCTCAGCCCGCTCGGGCCTACGCCTACCACGCCTTCATCTCCTACAGCTGCTCAGACGCCGATTGGGTGAGGCAGGAGCTGCTCCAGCGGCTGGAGAGCTCCAGCCCCCCGTACCGCATCTGCATCCACGAGAGGGACTTCACGCCGGGCAAGTGGATCATCGACAACATCATCGAGAACATCGAGAGCAGCTACAAGGTCATCTTCGTCCTCTCCCGCAGCTTCGTCGACAGCGAGTGGTGCAACTACGAGCTCTACTTCGCCCACCAGCGGGCCGTCGGGCTGGGCTACGAGGACGTCATCCTCGTGGTGAAAGAGGCCATCGATCCCCAAAGCCTGCCCAACAAGTTCTGCAAGCTCCGGAAGATGCTGAGCACCAAAACCTACCTGGAATGGCCTTCGGAGCCCAGCCGGCAGCCTTTCTTCTGGATACAGCTCAGGAACGTGCTGGGGAAACCGGGAGCAGCCGAGCCCGGCCACGATCGGGTCTCGCTGGCCAGCGTGGAGTTGGGCTCAGGTGAGGCGGTGAGCAGTCCGGCTGAAGAGGAAACTGCCATCGACGCTGTGGCTAGCCCTGCGAGTTAG
- the LOC101939272 gene encoding toll-like receptor 2 isoform X2, producing MSCHRRQQSRHVQRLKEIAAGDFSALTQLQSLDLGYNNISRISADAFASNVLLEELSLFNNSLRWIPSPALKPLRKLRRLEMSNNLYLRSTLDEVFSTLRNLQEFSMGGSLIQTVGKWDFLPLKNIALQKFALKTASSLLKYQNGAFSVLNTTALWCDIALDKNPKALPMILRDLRGKPLQYLRFRNLFEFTYYTEPADLFSGLAEVQASKLVFYRGKFNENLLRLALLNIQKSRIRDLSLMSIDFARSSQWNRSETGITNLTLGSLLLQDISNPDILRFDWTFTWFSGVANLSILNVNFNFVPCDTWDEMRNVVTLDVSNNRLKDAYIYNQGCNYQDVLPKLERFLMAKNELTSLGIVAKLTANWPRLTHINASHNHIGGLKETACQWNPGLVWLALDHNTVTMEIFKCLPITLHYLDLSYSELDRLEMSYFVRCQDLQELKLSGNKIKFIPSEWRCPSLRILAMDGNSFGVISEGSFVNMPELTSLKAGNNPYHCTCDLYGFLQETRRKGKLTLLDWPEGWTCYHPESLLDMGVSAYTPGLTECDVRVVVAISVSITAVVIIATMVLCWKFDVLWYLQATYRIIRSKYRARHAQPARAYAYHAFISYSCSDADWVRQELLQRLESSSPPYRICIHERDFTPGKWIIDNIIENIESSYKVIFVLSRSFVDSEWCNYELYFAHQRAVGLGYEDVILVVKEAIDPQSLPNKFCKLRKMLSTKTYLEWPSEPSRQPFFWIQLRNVLGKPGAAEPGHDRVSLASVELGSGEAVSSPAEEETAIDAVASPAS from the exons ATGTCTTGTCACCGCCGACAACAAAGTCGCCACGTGCAAAG GCTCAAAGAGATCGCCGCAGGGGACTTCTCAGCGTTGACCCAGCTGCAGAGCTTGGACCTGGGCTACAACAACATCTCGCGCATCTCGGCAGATGCCTTCGCCTCCAACGTCCTGCTGGAGGAACTCAGCCTGTTCAACAACTCCCTGCGCTGGATCCCCTCGCCGGCCCTGAAGCCTCTGAGGAAACTGAGGCGGCTGGAGATGTCCAACAACTTGTACCTCCGCTCAACTCTGGACGAGGTCTTCAGCACTCTGAGGAACCTGCAGGAGTTCTCCATGGGCGGGTCTCTGATCCAGACAGTCGGCAAGTGGGACTTCCTCCCGCTGAAGAATATAGCCTTGCAGAAGTTTGCCCTGAAGACAGCGTCCAGCCTACTGAAGTATCAAAACGGGGCATTCTCGGTGCTCAACACCACAGCCCTGTGGTGTGACATAGCCCTGGACAAGAATCCCAAGGCCTTACCCATGATTCTGCGGGACCTGAGGGGTAAGCCGCTGCAGTACCTCCGCTTCCGCAACCTCTTTGAGTTCACCTACTACACTGAGCCCGCAGATCTCTTCTCCGGCTTGGCCGAGGTGCAAGCCAGCAAACTGGTCTTCTACCGGGGGAAGTTCAACGAGAACCTGCTACGCCTGGCCCTGCTGAACATCCAGAAGTCCCGCATCCGCGACCTCTCCCTGATGTCCATTGACTTCGCCCGCTCTTCCCAGTGGAACCGCTCGGAAACGGGCATCACCAACCTGACCCTGGGCAGCTTGTTACTGCAGGACATCAGCAACCCTGACATCCTGCGTTTCGACTGGACCTTCACCTGGTTCAGCGGCGTGGCCAACCTCTCCATTCTCAACGTCAACTTCAACTTCGTGCCCTGCGACACCTGGGACGAGATGCGCAACGTGGTGACCCTGGACGTCTCCAACAACCGGCTGAAGGACGCCTACATCTACAACCAGGGCTGCAACTACCAGGACGTCCTGCCCAAACTGGAGCGGTTCCTCATGGCCAAAAACGAGCTCACCAGCCTGGGCATAGTGGCTAAGCTCACGGCCAATTGGCCTCGCCTGACCCATATCAACGCCAGCCACAACCACATTGGGGGCCTGAAGGAGACGGCATGCCAGTGGAATCCCGGCCTGGTCTGGCTGGCCCTGGACCACAACACTGTTACCATGGAGATCTTCAAGTGCCTGCCCATCACCCTTCACTACCTGGACCTCTCCTACTCCGAGCTGGACCGGCTGGAGATGAGCTACTTTGTCCGCTGCCAAGACCTCCAGGAGCTGAAGCTTAGTGGGAACAAGATCAAGTTCATTCCCTCAGAGTGGAGATGCCCCAGCCTGCGAATACTGGCCATGGACGGCAACTCCTTCGGTGTCATCAGCGAGGGCTCCTTCGTCAACATGCCAGAGCTGACCAGCCTCAAGGCCGGGAACAACCCCTACCACTGCACCTGCGACCTCTACGGCTTCCTGCAGGAGACTCGGAGGAAGGGTAAGCTAACcctgctggactggcccgaggGCTGGACGTGCTACCACCCGGAGTCCCTGCTGGACATGGGCGTGTCTGCCTACACCCCGGGGCTGACGGAGTGCGACGTGAGGGTGGTGGTGGCCATCTCTGTCTCCATCACGGCCGTTGTGATCATTGCAACCATGGTGCTGTGCTGGAAGTTCGACGTGCTGTGGTATCTGCAAGCCACCTACCGCATCATCCGGTCGAAGTACCGCGCCCGCCACGCTCAGCCCGCTCGGGCCTACGCCTACCACGCCTTCATCTCCTACAGCTGCTCAGACGCCGATTGGGTGAGGCAGGAGCTGCTCCAGCGGCTGGAGAGCTCCAGCCCCCCGTACCGCATCTGCATCCACGAGAGGGACTTCACGCCGGGCAAGTGGATCATCGACAACATCATCGAGAACATCGAGAGCAGCTACAAGGTCATCTTCGTCCTCTCCCGCAGCTTCGTCGACAGCGAGTGGTGCAACTACGAGCTCTACTTCGCCCACCAGCGGGCCGTCGGGCTGGGCTACGAGGACGTCATCCTCGTGGTGAAAGAGGCCATCGATCCCCAAAGCCTGCCCAACAAGTTCTGCAAGCTCCGGAAGATGCTGAGCACCAAAACCTACCTGGAATGGCCTTCGGAGCCCAGCCGGCAGCCTTTCTTCTGGATACAGCTCAGGAACGTGCTGGGGAAACCGGGAGCAGCCGAGCCCGGCCACGATCGGGTCTCGCTGGCCAGCGTGGAGTTGGGCTCAGGTGAGGCGGTGAGCAGTCCGGCTGAAGAGGAAACTGCCATCGACGCTGTGGCTAGCCCTGCGAGTTAG